AAAATTGCTGGGAATAGTAAATTACCTAAAATCCCTAGTGCTGGTGGAGCTGTTTTAATTGGATGCACATCAAAACTTATTCCCTCATTTTTTAAAATGTTTATAAGTTCTGGGGTTAAGCCTGGAAGATCTACACGCAATCTTTGAACTTTATTATCTAAATCCGAATCTATTGTCTCTATAACCGCATTTCTGCCTCCCTCAAAAATATCAACAGATGTAACCCTTCCTGAATTAATGTAGTCTAAGAATCTTCCATAACTAACTCTTGCTACCGCAGAATTTCTTGGTGCAATAGTAGTTCCATTAGATTTGAGTGAATCTACATTGCTTGAAGATAAAAATTGGTAGGAAAGCGCTATTACTAAAAGTATAGGTAAAGCCCATAAAATTAATGTTTTAAATTTCTGATTCATTAATTTGTATAAAGTTAATTCTACGATTCTAGAATGAATCAGTGCATTTCGTTGATATTTTCTCTAACTTTATGCTTATACTAATCTTAGGTGTATCCAATTTATAAATGAAATTTGATATCAAAGATAAGGTTAAGTTGATTGCGCCAGTCTCTTACTTGAAGACTTCAGATAATATGCCGATGTTAAGACCGCCTGATCTGGTGGCAATTGATGAAATTGGAGAAATCCTATCAATCAAGTCCCCAGATACTGTTGAAGTTAAATTTAGAAGAGGTTCTTTTTTAATCGATATTGATAAGATTGAAAAAAAAATAACTTAAAAGGTTTTCTTCCACCTATTAGAAATTTCTAAACATATTTTTTTATTGCCAGCAATACTCAGAAAAGGTTTTGAAAAATACTTATTAGTTAATTTAAGAATATCTAACGAAGATATTTCCTCTATTTTTGAATTTAAATCGAGCTCAGAAATTGGTGGAATACCATAACTAATTAATTGTATCTTTCTCTGTAAAATTTCATCTAGGGATTGATTTCTTAATAGAAAAGAACCTTTTAGTTTTTCTTTTGCTAAAAATATTTCAGAATCAGTCAATGGATGAAAAAGAAAATTTTCCCATAGTGTTGATAAAAGTTCAAAAGCAAAAAGTGCTTGTTTATTGGATACTGATAAATAAATTAAAAATGGGGAATTCCCACTCCTGATAGGATAATAAACACCTAAATCGTAAGTGATACCATGCTTCTCTCTAAAAAGTTTAAATAAAGCAGCGCTCATGCCATAAGATAAATATGACTCCAAAACCTTAAGAGGCAAATAATCACTACTTCTTCGCGAGCAGGTTTGGTCGCCTATCATTATTATTGTTTGATTTGAATCATTATTAATGTAATCAAATCTATTCGTAGGATCTAAATTATAATTTAAACGTCCTGATTTTTCTTTTAGTATTTTTTTTTCTAATGTTCCAAAATCTTCTCCATTTATTTCGGGATTATTTGAAATTAAATACTTTTCTCTATTTTTGAAATTTTTAAACTCAAGCAAAATATCTTTATAGGTAATCTTTGAAACATCATTTGCATTACCAATTGTGTTTGAAGCATAAGGATGATTTGAGTAAACAATTTTTCTCCATTTTTCAAAACAGATATTAAATGGATTCTCTTTATCTTTTTTAAGATAATCAATAGAAGATTTTTTTACTTTTTTAAATTCAGTTTCCGAGAGAATTGGCTTATTAATTATTAAATCTAATAAGGGGAATAATTTGCTGAAATGTTCATTTAGGGATTTAATGCTTATTAAAATACCATCTTCAAATACTTCTTGATTTAATTCTGCTCCATAGGACTCAATATATTCAGAGAGAGTGAAATTATTAAATCCTTCACATCCTCTGGTAAGCAATGAACAAAGGATCTTGTTTACCCCTTTTTTGCTGGCACTATCCATATCACTACCCCCTTTAATCCAAATTGAAGCAATTGAAAAATTTCTTTTTTTGTTATTTAAAAAATATCTTTTTAACATTTATTAGGGGATGCAACTAAAGTAAATTTATCTCCATCTATATATTCCGTGATCTCTTTGAAGTTATCCAAGTCATTCCAATATTTTAAATGACTTTCTAGATTATTGATTGAAGATTTCCTACCCCAAAGCAATTCATTACCAAAGAATGAAGAAAGTTGTGTGGATGTCTCTAAATTAAAGATATAATTACTTTTAACAATATTTATAGCTTTATTTATTTCATCCATAGTTAAAGACTTAAAATTTGAAATTTCATCTATTGTTTTATTAATTTCCTTTTCTACTAAAAAAATATCTTTGGATTCACAACTTGCTTCCACTATTAATAATCCACCTAATTCACCAGCGTTTACATCTACATATACTGATTCAACAAGATTACTATCTTCTTTTAAAATTTTTACCAACCTGCTATTTCTTCCTACAGAGAGTATTGATGCTAATATCTCTAGTCCAATAATATTTTTTTGATCATTGAGGTTTGGGATAAACCAAGCCATAAAAATTCTTGAAAACTCTAAATTATCAAACTTAATTAGCTCTCTCCCATTCCTTATTTTTAATGAAGGTTTATTTTGTTTTAGATTTATTAGATTTGAATCTCTGTCGATTCTATTTTTATTAATCTCAGATAAATCACTTTTTTCAAGAATTTTATAAATTTCTTCAGAGAGATTCCCAGCAATTGCAATACAAATTTTTTCGGTATTGTAATGTTTGCTATGAAATTTCTTAAGGTCATTTATCTCTAAGTTTTTAATACTATGTTCAGTTCCTAGAATCGAATTGGCATAATTAGGACTTAGCCAAACCCTTTTCAAAAAATAATTAAATAATCTCTCTTCAGGCTGATCATTTTGTTGCTTTATTTCATCAATAACAACTCCTTTTTCTTTTATGAATTCATCAGGATTAAAATTGGGAGAAAAGACAATATTTGTCAAAAGAGCAAGTGATTCTCTAAAGTTAGTTGGTGGAACAAGAACGTGGAAATGTACATCATCGTAACCTGTTGAAGCGTTGCTTAATCCGCCAAGTGATTCAATTTTATAGTCAAATTCACCTGGCATTATTTTGTTAGATCCTTTAAAAATCATATGCTCTAGAAAATGAGCAGTGCCGTTTTTATCAACCTCCTCAAATGAAGAACCTGCTTTGCACCAAATATCAATGCTTATAAGCGGTAATTCTTTATTATCCACAAAAACACATTTAGTTTTGCTTGAATGGGTATAGTAGTTAACGTCTCCTACATTCATTTAAAGCCTCTCTTTAAACCCTATTTTGGTACTTTTTCCCCTTGTTGTCTGAATCTTTTACTAAAACAAAATTAAAAGACCCTCTTATTTTGGACCTGTTACAAAATATCAGAGAGTATAGATCCATGCTTGAGGATCTTGAGAGTATAAAAGTCGATCCTAATCTTACTAATATAATATCTAACGAAGTAGGGAAAGAATTTTATATAGAAAATGAATTTCATAAAGCAAAAGGGTTTAGAAAGTTACATATTGAGGTGGCAGAATTTTCAAAGAATCTTAAGATTTTACATTGCGTTTTTTTCCCTGATCCAAAGTTTGATATTCCAATTTTTGGGATGGATTTAGTAAAAATAAATGATATTGTATCTGCTGCCATTGTTGATTTATCACCAGCATCTCGAAATCAAGGTATTAAATATGAAAAATCTCTTTCTGTAGTTGATAAAAGTTCTTTCACTTCATTGAGAGAACTTCCTAACTGGGGGGGGATTTTTTCTAAAAATGTATTTTTCGCTTCTTTAAAAAATAAATCTGAAAAAAATGATTTTTGCAGAGTTGTTAATCAATATCTTTCTATTTTGATCAAATTAAGTAAGGAAGCTAAACCTGAATTTAAGGAGGAAATTATTCAAGAGAGAATAAATTATCAAAAAAATTATTGTATGCAACAAATGAAAAATGAGAAGACTAGTATGGTTCTTTTAAAATATTTTGATGAAAAATGGGTCAATAAATATATAAAAACGGTGCTCTTCGATTTTTAATGAAATTACAAACATTTAAAAATTTATTTATTTATTTAATTTTATTTACTCCATTATCTCTTGGGATGATTTCCTGTTCTGGCAATAATAAATCTAATCCAAAATTTAGAAAGGAAATAAGTGTAGATATTATTCCGCCTATTACAGCTGTTGCCGCACTAGGTCAACTTTCTCCTTCCGGAGAGATTAGGCAATTGGCAGCTCCGATAAGTCAATTTGGCTCATCTCCTAGAGTTGTCGAAATTTTAGTCAATGAAGGAGATTTTGTGAAAAAAGGTGATATTCTCGCAATTTTTGAAAATGGAGAAAAGTTAATTTCTGATCTTGAAAGAAATGAAAATCTAATTAATACTATTAACGATGAAATTGCTCTCAAGAAAGATCAAATTCAAAGGTATGAGTTAGCTTTGAGCAAAGATGCATATTCTTTCGTACAGTTTTCGCAGAGAAAAGATGAATTATTAAAATTGCAAAAACAGAAAATCAACCTTATCGGAGATCAAAAAAATATCAAGATAGATCTATTTAATTCAAAACTAAGAAGTCCAATTGATGGTTTTATCCTTGGAATAAATACGAGAGTTGGTGAGAGGCCCAAGAATGAAGGGATCTTGGATATTGGCTCTAGTCAAAAAATGGAAGCTTTGATAGAGGTTTATGAATCTGATATCGATAGAGTCTTTATCTCTCAGAATGTTGAATTGAGCAGTGAGAATGGTGGTTTCCAAGAAAATCTTAAAGGAAAGGTAATTAGGATTAGTCCTCAGGTAAAGCAAAGAAAAGTTTTGTCGACTGATCCCACAGGAGATGCTGATTCGCGAATTATTGAGGTTCTTGTAAAACTAGATCAAGATTCTATAGATATCGTGCAAAATTATGCAGGAATGAAAGTGATTGCAAAATTTATTCCCTAATGAGTTTTTCTTTTTTAAAATTCAGAAAAATACCATTAGCTTGGTTGTTATTAACTAGGCAACCATTAAGGCTCGCAGTTGCCATAGCTGGAATAAGTTTTGCAGGGATTTTGATGTTTATGCAATTAGGATTCAGAGATGGTTTATTTGACACGAGTGTAACTATTCATAAACTTTTAGATGCTGATCTTGTTTTGATAAGTCCCAGATCAAAAAGTTCTATAAGCATGAGTGGATTCCCAAAAAGAAGGCTTATTCAAACTCTCGCAATAGAAGATGTTGAAAAAACGGCTCCCGTCAATCTAAATTATTTACTTTGGAGAAATCCCGAGAATCTTAAAACCAGATCGATACTTGCATTAGGTTTTAATCCCTCTGATTCACTCCTTTTAGATGATGGATTCTCAAGGAAAGCCTATAAATTGAGAAATCCCTCAAGAGTTCTTTTTGACAAACTATCTAGACCTGAATTTGGACCAATTGAAGAATGGTTTTTATCAGAAAAAAAAGTTGAGACTGAGGTTGCTGGGAAAAGGGTGATGGTTGAAGGCCTTGTGGAGTTGGGACCATCTTTTGGTGCAGATGGTAATTTGATAACTAGCCGTGAAACCTTCTTAAGACTTTTCCCTGCTAATCCTCCTGGAAGTATAGAAATTGGTTT
This window of the Prochlorococcus sp. MIT 1314 genome carries:
- a CDS encoding NAD(P)H dehydrogenase assembly family protein, whose amino-acid sequence is MKFDIKDKVKLIAPVSYLKTSDNMPMLRPPDLVAIDEIGEILSIKSPDTVEVKFRRGSFLIDIDKIEKKIT
- a CDS encoding pitrilysin family protein is translated as MLKRYFLNNKKRNFSIASIWIKGGSDMDSASKKGVNKILCSLLTRGCEGFNNFTLSEYIESYGAELNQEVFEDGILISIKSLNEHFSKLFPLLDLIINKPILSETEFKKVKKSSIDYLKKDKENPFNICFEKWRKIVYSNHPYASNTIGNANDVSKITYKDILLEFKNFKNREKYLISNNPEINGEDFGTLEKKILKEKSGRLNYNLDPTNRFDYINNDSNQTIIMIGDQTCSRRSSDYLPLKVLESYLSYGMSAALFKLFREKHGITYDLGVYYPIRSGNSPFLIYLSVSNKQALFAFELLSTLWENFLFHPLTDSEIFLAKEKLKGSFLLRNQSLDEILQRKIQLISYGIPPISELDLNSKIEEISSLDILKLTNKYFSKPFLSIAGNKKICLEISNRWKKTF
- a CDS encoding pitrilysin family protein — encoded protein: MNVGDVNYYTHSSKTKCVFVDNKELPLISIDIWCKAGSSFEEVDKNGTAHFLEHMIFKGSNKIMPGEFDYKIESLGGLSNASTGYDDVHFHVLVPPTNFRESLALLTNIVFSPNFNPDEFIKEKGVVIDEIKQQNDQPEERLFNYFLKRVWLSPNYANSILGTEHSIKNLEINDLKKFHSKHYNTEKICIAIAGNLSEEIYKILEKSDLSEINKNRIDRDSNLINLKQNKPSLKIRNGRELIKFDNLEFSRIFMAWFIPNLNDQKNIIGLEILASILSVGRNSRLVKILKEDSNLVESVYVDVNAGELGGLLIVEASCESKDIFLVEKEINKTIDEISNFKSLTMDEINKAINIVKSNYIFNLETSTQLSSFFGNELLWGRKSSINNLESHLKYWNDLDNFKEITEYIDGDKFTLVASPNKC
- a CDS encoding phycocyanobilin:ferredoxin oxidoreductase, encoding MLSESFTKTKLKDPLILDLLQNIREYRSMLEDLESIKVDPNLTNIISNEVGKEFYIENEFHKAKGFRKLHIEVAEFSKNLKILHCVFFPDPKFDIPIFGMDLVKINDIVSAAIVDLSPASRNQGIKYEKSLSVVDKSSFTSLRELPNWGGIFSKNVFFASLKNKSEKNDFCRVVNQYLSILIKLSKEAKPEFKEEIIQERINYQKNYCMQQMKNEKTSMVLLKYFDEKWVNKYIKTVLFDF
- a CDS encoding HlyD family efflux transporter periplasmic adaptor subunit, yielding MKLQTFKNLFIYLILFTPLSLGMISCSGNNKSNPKFRKEISVDIIPPITAVAALGQLSPSGEIRQLAAPISQFGSSPRVVEILVNEGDFVKKGDILAIFENGEKLISDLERNENLINTINDEIALKKDQIQRYELALSKDAYSFVQFSQRKDELLKLQKQKINLIGDQKNIKIDLFNSKLRSPIDGFILGINTRVGERPKNEGILDIGSSQKMEALIEVYESDIDRVFISQNVELSSENGGFQENLKGKVIRISPQVKQRKVLSTDPTGDADSRIIEVLVKLDQDSIDIVQNYAGMKVIAKFIP
- the devC gene encoding ABC transporter permease DevC; its protein translation is MSFSFLKFRKIPLAWLLLTRQPLRLAVAIAGISFAGILMFMQLGFRDGLFDTSVTIHKLLDADLVLISPRSKSSISMSGFPKRRLIQTLAIEDVEKTAPVNLNYLLWRNPENLKTRSILALGFNPSDSLLLDDGFSRKAYKLRNPSRVLFDKLSRPEFGPIEEWFLSEKKVETEVAGKRVMVEGLVELGPSFGADGNLITSRETFLRLFPANPPGSIEIGLVKLKKGSDPEFISRILNNSLPNDVRVLTKNQFIEFEKNYWKNSTAIGFIFSLGALMGFVVGCVVVYQILYSDVTDHLPEYATLLAMGYRLKSLFFVVAREGFLLALFGYLPAYFSGQVLYSVIRKSTKLPIIMDADKTILIFVLVLVMCMGSAAVAMRKLVDADPAEIF